The following proteins are co-located in the Silene latifolia isolate original U9 population chromosome 1, ASM4854445v1, whole genome shotgun sequence genome:
- the LOC141590088 gene encoding vacuolar-processing enzyme-like: MASTKSLTTMFVASFLFVIILYNIMDIEARITNEMLDTLFPSQLAPSQRWAILVAGSKHYQNYRHQSDICHAWQVLTDKGVPQENIVVFMYDDIAYHDMNPFQGVLRNSPSTDGFNVYEGVTKDYVGEDVTSGNIVSAFLGNANPGGVKGSGKIINSGANDYVFFYFSGHGEIGSLGK, translated from the exons ATGGCTTCCACAAAATCTTTAACCACTATGTTCGTGGCAAGTTTTCTTTTTGTCATCATCTTGTACAACATTATGGACATTGAAGCTCGTATCACAAATGAGATGTTAGATACCTTGTTTCCTTCTCAATTAGCTCCATCTCAAAGGTGGGCAATACTGGTGGCAGGCTCAAAACATTATCAAAACTACAGACATCAG TCGGACATTTGCCATGCTTGGCAAGTGCTAACAGATAAGGGTGTCCCCCAAGAAAATATTGTGGTGTTTATGTACGATGACATTGCATACCATGACATGAACCCTTTCCAAGGTGTTTTACGAAACTCCCCAAGTACCGATGGATTCAATGTTTATGAGGGAGTGACAAAG GACTATGTTGGAGAAGATGTGACCTCCGGCAATATTGTATCGGCGTTCCTAGGTAATGCAAACCCGGGTGGTGTAAAAGGGAGTGGTAAGATCATTAACAGTGGTGCAAATgattatgtttttttttacttCTCCGGTCATGGTGAAATAGGATCACTTGGTAAGTAA
- the LOC141618513 gene encoding vacuolar-processing enzyme delta-isozyme-like, with protein sequence MLQEKQKEGFNQMLVYIEACHSGSMIDFLDNTWRIYATAAANSKENSYAVYCLLEVYHTCLGDGYSVAWMEDSDVDDVTLETIGTQFDRVKARVLTQKTISHVVEYGLMDIKGSMLSVFQGPEGKSLPRKKETSARATTEYETMSQDEVEVWYLKGMVRRAKLGSVEREEAQKQLDDVIAHRKHVDQSVVAIVRAIVDGQSNDTNATTCSQVLKGNTKAYTWDWKCFKGMIASYQAQCGTLRLYGKKYNQVFAKLCDIGISPKQLGVAARQICLPHLVNPQWMAEDKAGFYENPYV encoded by the exons ATGTTGCAAGAAAAGCAGAAAGAAGGCTTTAACCAAATG TTGGTGTACATTGAAGCTTGTCATTCTGGGAGCATGATTGATTTCTTGGATAATACATGGAGGATATATGCAACTGCGGCAGCTAATTCAAAAGAAAACAGTTATGCAGTTTACTGTTTACTTGAGGTCTATCATACTTGTCTAGGTGACGGATACAGCGTCGCTTGGATGGAAGATAG tGATGTAGATGATGTCACTCTGGAGACAATAGGAACACAATTTGATAGG GTGAAGGCAAGAGTTCTAACTCAGAAGACGATTTCTCATGTCGTTGAATATGGACTTATGGATATCAAAGGCAGCATGCTTTCTGTCTTTCAAGGGCCTGAAGGCAAATCTTTACCTAGG AAAAAAGAGACAAGTGCAAGAGCAACAACAGAGTACGAAACGATGAGTCAAGATGAAGTCGAAGTGTGGTATTTGAAAGGAATGGTGCGTAGAGCTAAGTTGGGGTCAGTTGAAAGGGAAGAAGCTCAGAAACAATTGGATGATGTGATTGCACATAGGAAACACGTTGATCAAAGTGTGGTAGCCATCGTAAGGGCGATCGTCGACGGCCAATCCAATGACACTAACGCTACTACTTGTTCACAAGTCCTAAAGGGGAATACCAAAGCTTACACATGGGACTGGAAGTGTTTCAAGGGAATGATAGCTAGTTATCAAGCACAATGCGGGACACTTAGACTCTATGGAAAGAAATACAATCAAGTTTTTGCAAAATTGTGCGATATTGGTATTAGCCCCAAACAATTAGGTGTTGCAGCCCGTCAGATTTGTCTCCCTCACTTGGTCAACCCTCAGTGGATGGCAGAGGATAAGGCTGGATTCTACGAGAATCCATATGTCTAG